The sequence below is a genomic window from Labilibaculum sp. DW002.
CAACTTTTATAGCAGTGCCGGCTTTTGTGTTTTCATTAAAAGGAGATCTTACTTATTTGCAAATGACATTTGGATTTGCCTTGGGGAATATTCTAATGATTTTTGTACTCCTAAAAGAATATTACGAAGAAAATATTTATAGTCCTTACGATTTTATACAAAACCGTTTAGGGATTAAGGCTAGTCAACTTTCTCGTACATTTTTTATGGTTGGAGCCACGATGAGTCAGGGTGTTCGTTTGTTAGGAACAGCTTTGGTACTGAGTGTGATAACTGGGCAAAGTACCATATTGTGTATCCTTATTATAGCTGCCTTTGCAGTGGTTTGGTCCTATATTGGAGGAATTACAACAGTAGTTTGGACGGATGCCGTACAATTTGTAATCTTTATTTTTGGTGCCTTATTTGCCCTATTCTATGCCATTAGCGATGTTCCTGGCGGAATTAGCGAGATGATCGCTATTGCCGACGAAAAAGCCAAGCTTACCTTGCTCGATCTTTCTTTAGATCCCCATAAAACCTACACACTTTGGGTTGGTATCTTAGGATGTACTTTTTTTGAATTTGGATCTAATGCCGTCGATCAGGTCGTTACCCAAAGGGCACTGTGCTGTAAAAATCTTAAGGAAGCTCGAAAAGCAGTTGGCTTTTCAGTGATAGGAGTATTAACAACCTGGATTATGGCATTTGTTGGAATTGGTTTAGTGGCTTACTATCATATCAATCCTCTTTCACAAGAAGTAAGTGCATCTATCCTTCAAGAACCAGATCGTATTTTCCCATATTATGTAGTCAACTCATTGCCAGATGGGATTTCAGGTTTGATTATCGCAGCAATGTTTGCAGCGGGAATTTCAACACTCGATTCTGCATTAACAGCACTTTCTCAAACCAGTGTAATGGGAATTGGTAGCATTGTTTATCCGAAATTAAAAACCATGGACGAAAAGAAAGTGGTGAAAATTTCCAAGATGGCGATTATCCTTTGGGGTGGAATTCTGGCTTTATTAGCTTTTGGGTTTAGCTTTTTCCAAGATGGTGGTTTGTTAGCCTTAGGGTTTAAAGTGCCGGGATATGCTTACGGAACATTAATAGGGATTGCCTTTTTGGCTTTAATGCGTCGAGGTTCCTTTACTGGAATTATGACTGGTTCCATATTAGCCATTGGAGCTATTGCCTGGATGCATATTGAGGGAATCAGTTTCTTTTGGTGGTTTCCAATTGGTGCTATAATGGTAATTGCAGTTGCAATAATTCATGAGCAATTATTCAAAAAGGCGAATAAAGAAGAAATAGAGCCAGCTTCGCAACAAGTTTGAATTTATGATGAATACATGTTGAGCGTGGATTGTTTCTTATTAAATAAGAATATTTGGAAGCACTTTTAGTATGGATTATCGAATCATTGAAGAAAATATATAACAGATGAAAAAAGTAACGATATTTTTATTTTGTGTAGCAATTAGTTTATCAGCAGTATCTCAAACGCCTTTATGGCAAGGCAAAGGTCGTATTACGATTAGTTCCGATGGCAATGAGCATGATCATGATGATTGGGCAGCAACACCATTGTCACTTAGCCTTATTGCTGCAAAAGGTTTGCAAAATAAAATGGTCTTGTATACTTATAGCGACCATGTTTGGGGAAGTAATTTGGAGATGCCAACTGGTAAAGGAGGACTAACTGCTTATGAGCAGATGAGGGAAAGTGCACTAACCGGGGCTAAGATGTTTGGATTTAAGAAATCAAACTTTATTTGTGCTGTTGATGATGCGGAAAAAGCATACCATGCAATGGCTAAGGTAATCAATGAATCTTCGGATGATAATCCACTGTTTATTATAGCTGCCGGACCAATGCAGGTTGTTGGGGAAGGGATCAGACGATCGGAGCTTGCTAAGCGCAAGTTTGTTACTGTTATTTCTCATTCTAATTGGAATGATACCCATGCCGCAAATTCTTACGCTTGGGAGCCTGAGCATAAGGGCTGGACATTTAAGATGATGAAAGAAGTTTTTGGTGTAGAAAAAGGAGGAGCGGTTCAATTTGTTAAAATAGCAAATCAAAACGGAGGTAAGGATTATCTGGGACTAAATTGTTCTCGTGAGCATTTTAACTGGATAAAAACATCATCTGCAAGAGAGAATAAAATCTATAAAAAAGGCGCTTGGGACTGGTTGTATTCGAGACAGGAGACTTGCATTAAAAAAGGTGGAAAAAACTTTGATCCTTCTGATGCAGGAATGTTGATATACTTATTTACTGGGATTGAAAAGACAAATCCTGAAATGGCTAAAGAGATCATGGAAAATCCGGTTCCAAAACTTAGATAACAAGTTCCAAACTAGCAAAAGTGATTAAAAATCGACAAGTTATGAAAAAACGACAAGTTATGAAATTTCAATACCTACTCAGTGTAATACTAATTTTCACCTTATTGAGCTCCTGTAAACAGGAGAACGGCAATGCTATCAATTGGGAGAAATTCATGGCTCAGCACGATTTGGTCTGGGAAGAGATTCCAACACAATGGGCTGAAGGAGCTTTTGTTGGGAATGGTCAGTTGGGGATGATGCTTTATGCAAAGATGGATGAAAATCGATTCAACTTTCATGTGGGTCGTCAGGATGTAACAGATCATAGAAAAGCACCAAATAGAAAAACATCGATGGGAGTGAAAGGAGCAGGCTTGCTCGACTTCACAAGATTAGATATTGGGAAAATGGTACTTCATCCTGCTGGAAAAATAGAAAGAGCAAAAATTCGTCAGGATCTATGGAATGCTGAAATTCGAGGAACAATTTATACCGATTTGGGGCAAATTGAATTCAGAGCATTTACACCTCATGATCGAATGGTTCAAATAATTGAAATCAATTCTACTGAGAAAAAGAATGGTGCTGATGCTTCTTATTCAATGGAATGGTCGCCAGGAAATCCTTCTTGTTCTAGAGCTTTGATAAAATATGACAGATACAAAGATGAATATATTCACAATTCTTTTAAACCTGAAATAAAGGTAATGGAAGGTGAAAGTGTTTGTGTGCAAAAGTTAGATGCAGGCGGAGATTATGCTACTGCTTGGAGTGAACAAACAGAGGGGCAAAAATCGACTATTTACATTTCAACGGCCAATGAAATACCAGCTTCTAATCTATCGGCTGGCGTGGCAATAAAAGATGTAAAAGATGCTAAGAAGGCCGGAATCGCTAAACTTGAAAAAGAAAATAGAGATTGGTGGCATGCTTATTATCAAAAATCATTTTTAAGTATTCCAGATACACGAATGGAAACGTTTTATTGGATTCAGTTGTATAAAATGGCTACTTGTTCTCGAGCTGATGGTCCTGCATTGGATTTACTTGGGCCATTCTTTAAAAATACAAACTGGCCTAGTTTATGGTGGAACCTTAATGTTCAGCTTACTTATTGGCCTTTCAATACAAGTAATCATCAAGATATTGCTATCAATTACGTAAAGTTGATTGATGATCATTTTGAACACATGATAAAAAATAAAGTAGGTAAGAATCTTGGTGATTTTGCCTGGGCAACGCATAATTATTGGCTTTACTTTAAATATCAAGGCGATGAGCAAGCTATTTTGGAGAAATGGGTGCCTAAGGCAATGAGAATTGCTGAGATATACGAAACAAAGCTAGAACGTAATCAGGAGGGTAAGCTAGAATTAACGTCGATGGGATCGCCGGAATACAAAGGCTTTAAATCTTTTAGAAATACCAACTACAATTTTGCGATTCTTCGTTGGTTGCTTAATTCTCTTATTGAGGCAAATGAAAAAGCTAATCTGCATCCTAATGAAATTGCACACTGGAAACAGTTATTAAATGACTTGATTCCTTATCCAGTTGATGAAAATGGCTTGATGATTGGAAGTGATCAGCCAGTAGATATGTCGCATCGTCATTATTCTCATTTATTGGCATTGTATCCATTGTTTCAGCTTGATCCTGATTCTTCCGAAGATCGTGAATTGGTTGTGAAATCTGTACTGCATTGGCACAATATCGAAAATAGGAAAGCCTTAGCAGGTTATTCTTATACAGGAGCTTCTTCCTTATATGCTGCCATGGGAATGGGAAATGAAGCTGTTGAGGTAATGAATGATTTTCTGGATGCTAACATTGGTAGCGCTCATTTTTTAACCAATACTTTTTATATCGAAGGTAATAATCCAGTAATTGAAACTCCATTAAGTGCTGCGACTGCAATTATGGAGTATAACTTGCAAAGTTGGGGTGATAAAATTAGAGTTTTCCCTGCCATACCTAAAGATTGGCAAGAGGCTACTTTTGCTGATTTATTGGCTCAGGGAGGGTTTTTAGTAAGCGCATCCATGAAGGAAGGTAAAACGGAGTGGGTTTCCATCGAAAGTCAGGCAGGACAGCCATGTACTGTTAAAATACCTGAGTGGAAGAATGCGATTCAAATCAGTAAAGGCAAAGAAATAGCAATTACTAAAATAGGCGATGGTGAGTTTAAGATTGATTTAATAAAAGGACAGAAAATTATTTTGTCTTCTGGATCGAAAAGTACAAAAGTAGAGTTGAAAGCTATTGAACATCCCGAATTGGAAGGGAATTATTTTGGTATCAAGAAAGGTGCAAAGCGCAAAGCTTTATTAGAACATGCAATTCTCGAATACGAAAATCAGTAATCGTTGATATAAAGTTTAGAAGAAGGATATGAAAAATTTTCAAGCAAAATATATAGGAGAATACGATGTAGTAGTAGTTGGTGGTGGCGTATCTGGTAGTCATGCTGCTATAGCTGCCGGACGAACGGGTGCAAAAGTTCTTCTTATTGAGCAATTTGGTTTTTTAGGAGGTTCACTTACTGCGATGGGTGTTGGTCCAATGATGACTTTTCACAATCGAGCAGGAAAGCAACTAGTATTTGGTTCTCCTAACGAAATGGTGGAACGATTAAAGGCGAAAGGCGGCAGTCCTGGTCATATTCTTGATGGAACAGGTTATTGTTCTACGGTAACTCCTTTTGATGCTGAAATGCTTAAAGTTGTTTTAGAGGATATGGTGTTGGAAGCAGGAGCAGAAATTTTATACCACACACGCTTGATTGAACTTACCAAAGAAGGCAAAAGTATTACTTCTGTTTTTATTCATAACAGAGGAGGTATTCAGGAAATAAAAGCAAAGCAATTTATCGATGCCAGTGGCGATAGCGAGTTGGTAAAGCTTTCTAATATTCCATTTACTTTAGGTAGGGATGAGGATCACAAAGCACAACCTCTTACCATGAATGTGAAAATTGGTAATGTAAATACAAAAATCTTACGCAAATACATACAGGAAAATTGGGATCAGTTTGATGACAATATTCGTAGAGAAAATAAAGAGAAGGTGTTAGACCAAACTTCTCGTATTTCTTTGTGGGGATTTTATGACTTATGGGAAAAAGCAAAAAAAAATGGAGAAGTTTCTATTCCTAGGGACAACGTGCTATTTTTTGAAACCAATACTGAAGGTGAATTTATTTTTAATACATCTAGGATTTTGGGCTTAAATCCGATGAATCCTTTCGATATAAGCAAAGCTGAAACAATTGGACGTAAGCAATGTTCTGAAATTTATCAGTTTCTAATTAAATACGCTCCGGGATTCGAGAATGCAAGTTTGGTGAGTACTGCCCCACATATCGGAATTCGTGAGTCGCGTCATCCACATGCAAAATATGTTTTGAATTCGGATGATTTAGTAAATGAAAAACGATTTGAAAATCCAATAGCTGTTGGCGGATATCCAATAGATATTCATTCTCCAGATGGAGAAACTACAGAATCGGTTCATTTGAGAGATGAAGGAATCTATTATATTCCTGTAGATTCATTGCTTGTAAATGAAGTAGATAATCTGATTTTGGCAGGAAGGGCAATTGGAGCAGATCACCATGCTAGTGCAGCCATTCGAGTAACTCCTATTGCAATGTCTATTGGTCAGGGAGCAGGAACTCTCGCCGGATTAGCAGCCTGCAATAACACAATTCCAATGGCTTTAGAGTATGAAAAACTAGCAATTCAATTAAAAGAAAATGGAGTCTATTTGGGCGATTAATTAAGAATGCTAAAATGGTTTTTGGGATCAATCAATATTATTATGAGTAGGACATTATTAAGCTTGGTAATCGTTTTGTTATTAACATCTTGCCAAAGTGTAAAAAAGAGTCATACACTGCAAACCATTGCGGTTGTTAACTCTGGAATAAGTGGAAATACAACGAGAAATTTGTTGGATAGAATCCATTCTGATGCTGTCAATCATCATCCCGATTTGGCCATAGTAATGGTAGGAACCAATGATATGTTGAATTCTCGAAAAATGATTTCCTACAAGGAATACAAGCAGAATTTGGAGCAAATTACGCTCAAGCTAAAGGCTGAAGGAAGTCAGGTTTTATTGATGAGCCCACCACCAGTTGATAGTGCCTATCTTTTTGAAAGGCACGATAAGGCTTTGTATAAAGAATCTCCTAATGTGATAATGGATAGTGTGAGTCATATTATAGAGGAGATAGCTTTGAAAAATAATGTATTATACCTGAATATGTACAAGGTCATTCATAAAATGGATCTTCCCAAACACAATCAGGATATCTATTTTAGAAATGCAATGAACAGTGGGAAGCGAGATGGAGTTCACCCAACCAAGATAGGATACAAATTAATTGGTGATCGAGTGTTTGAATTTTTAAGTGCCAACAAATTGTTGTCAAAATACAGGAAGATTTTGTGTTTTGGTGATTCGATCACTTTTGGGGCTGGAGCTAAGGGAGGTGGAACGGTTACAGGAGACAATTATCCATCTTTTTTATACCAAAGACTTACAGGTTTAGCTTGTAAATAAATAGATTTGTTTTTATTGAAGGACAATGCAAATCAGTAATTTTAAATCGGTTAAAGATATGAAAATAAAGAGTTTAATGGTAATTGTTGTTTTGTCTATTTTACCACAGTTACTTATAGCCAACGTTAGTTTGAATTCGCTTTTTGCAGATCACATGGTGGTACAACAGAAAACCAAAATTCCAGTTTGGGGTTGGGCCGATCCAATGGAAAAAGTACTTGTGGAAGCAAGTTGGGGAGCAAAGTCGGAAGTTGTTACTGGCCCTGATGGAAAGTGGACGGTTTACCTAAAAACACCTAAGGCTGGTGGTCCATTTCATATTGCAATATCTGGGAAAAATAAAATCGTATTGAATGATGTTTTATCTGGCGAAGTATGGCTTTGTTCGGGGCAATCGAATATGGATTTTTCCATGTCTAAATTTACATCAGATTCTCGAGAAGTAAAATATCAGCCATTGGTAGAATACATTAGAGAAGAAGTTAAAACGGCCAATGATCCTTGGTTGCGTCATATAGAAGTTCCACAGACTACTTCATTATTTGGTAAAAAAAACAATTTTAAAGGGAATTGGAGAAGCGTGAATGCAGATGAGATTGGTAAAATAACTGCAACAGGTTATTTCTTCGCGAAAGAATTAAGAAAACAGTTGAATGTACCCATCGGAATTGTTGAGTGCTCGTGGGGAGGAACTCGCATTCAGCCTTGGATCTCAGAGGAAGCTTACAAGGCTAATGAGGATATGAAATCTTATTTTGAACAGGATCGTTTAAAAGCTAAAAAACGCATTGTCGAAATGAATGCAGAAGGCTATGTAGATACGGTGTATCAGAATAAATTAAAACTGTGGCAAGCAAATAAGAAGGAGCTTAGAAAGCCTTATCCTTCAGGACATCCAGAAAAAAGCAAACAAATGCCTGCAACCCTTTACAATGGAATGTTATCTTCAATTATTCCTTTTGCTGTGAAAGGAGTACTGTGGTATCAGGGAGAATCAAATTCGCATTCTATTGAAAATGAATACGAAAAATACTTTACTACTTTAATTAAGAGTTGGAGAGCTGAATGGGGACAGGAAAATATGCCTTTTTATTGGGCTCAGTTAGCGTCTTATCATGTTCCCGATGAGCGTTCGGATAATGGTTGGGCTATGGTAAATGACCAGCTGCGAAGAACTTTGAAATTGCGGAATACTGGAATGGCGGTATTGTATGATCTTGGAGAAGCAAAAGATGTTCACCCACACAACAAAATGGACACTGGAAAAAGATTGGCCTTATGGGCTTTGCGCAAAGACTATAATGTAAAAGTGCCTGTGGTAAGTGGACCACTTTATAAAAGTCATAAAATAGTAGATGCTTCAATAGTTATAAAATTCGATCAGGTAGGTTCAGGATTGATGGTCGGATACAAGGATCTTTTAGAGAAGACTGTTCCTGTAGATTCCTCTTTAACTTGGTTTGAGATTGCAGCTGAAGATGGTATTTGGAAATCGGCAAAAGCTAAGATTATTTCCAAAAATAAAATAGAAGTTTCCAATCGAGAAATTACAGAACCAACTAAGGTGCGTTACGGATGGTCATCAAATCCGGCAGGAGCTAATCTTTATAATAAAGAAGGATTGCCAGCTTCTATTTTTACAAGCGAAGAAAATTAAAAAATCAATATAAAAATGACTAGTATGAAAAGTTTGAAATCACTTTTGGTGATCTTGTTTATCGGATGTCTAACATCATCGGCAATGGCTCAGGATTGGGCTAATTTGAAAAAATATGCAGAGGCTAATTCTCAATTGGCACTTCCAGCAGCAGATGAAGCTAGAGTTGTATTTATGGGGAACTCGATTACTGAAAAATGGGAAAAGTATGATGCTTCCTTTTTTAGTTCAAACCCTTATATCAATCGTGGAATAAGTGGTCAGGTTACTTCTCAAATGTTACTGCGTTTCAGACCAGACGTAATTGAATTAAATCCAAAAGTGGTTGTGATATTGGCTGGCACAAATGATATAGCCGAGAATAAAGGTCCTATAACAATCAAACAGATTGCAGGAAATATATTTTCTATGGCAGAATTGGCAAAAGCGAATGGAATTAAAGTTGTGTTAGCAACAGCTTTGCCTGCTATTTCTTATTCTTGGCGTCCAGGAATTGAACCTGCTGATAAAATTATCGCTTTGAATAAGTTGATAAGAAAATATGCAAAGAAAAATGATCTGGTTTTAATAGATTATTATAAGCCGATGGTAAATAAACAAAAAGGATTGAAGAAAGAGTATGGAAGAGATACTGTTCATCCTAGTGTCGCAGGATACAAAGTGATGGAGAAATTGGTGAAAAAAGCAGTAAAAAAAGCTTTGAAAAGAAGTTAATATTGAATCAGAAATCAAATCATTTAGATATTTAAAAAAGACGATGAAAAAATATGCAATAGGAACAGATGTAGGAGGGAGTCATATTTCTTGTGCTCTTGTAGATCTTGAAAAAGGAGAATTGGTTGAAGGAACCAATAGTGAAGGAGATGTTGACAACAAGGCTGATGAAGATACGATTCTTAAAGGTTGGGCTGATGTTTTGTCCAAATCGTTAAAATCCATAAATAAGGATGAATTAGCAGGAATTGGTTTTGGTATGCCAGGACCATTTGAATATGCAAATGG
It includes:
- a CDS encoding glycosyl hydrolase family 95 catalytic domain-containing protein; the encoded protein is MKKRQVMKFQYLLSVILIFTLLSSCKQENGNAINWEKFMAQHDLVWEEIPTQWAEGAFVGNGQLGMMLYAKMDENRFNFHVGRQDVTDHRKAPNRKTSMGVKGAGLLDFTRLDIGKMVLHPAGKIERAKIRQDLWNAEIRGTIYTDLGQIEFRAFTPHDRMVQIIEINSTEKKNGADASYSMEWSPGNPSCSRALIKYDRYKDEYIHNSFKPEIKVMEGESVCVQKLDAGGDYATAWSEQTEGQKSTIYISTANEIPASNLSAGVAIKDVKDAKKAGIAKLEKENRDWWHAYYQKSFLSIPDTRMETFYWIQLYKMATCSRADGPALDLLGPFFKNTNWPSLWWNLNVQLTYWPFNTSNHQDIAINYVKLIDDHFEHMIKNKVGKNLGDFAWATHNYWLYFKYQGDEQAILEKWVPKAMRIAEIYETKLERNQEGKLELTSMGSPEYKGFKSFRNTNYNFAILRWLLNSLIEANEKANLHPNEIAHWKQLLNDLIPYPVDENGLMIGSDQPVDMSHRHYSHLLALYPLFQLDPDSSEDRELVVKSVLHWHNIENRKALAGYSYTGASSLYAAMGMGNEAVEVMNDFLDANIGSAHFLTNTFYIEGNNPVIETPLSAATAIMEYNLQSWGDKIRVFPAIPKDWQEATFADLLAQGGFLVSASMKEGKTEWVSIESQAGQPCTVKIPEWKNAIQISKGKEIAITKIGDGEFKIDLIKGQKIILSSGSKSTKVELKAIEHPELEGNYFGIKKGAKRKALLEHAILEYENQ
- a CDS encoding sodium:solute symporter family transporter produces the protein MKKLSLLFVFFCLSISLFASGSENIASSHFSVLNWVILAVFLVGTTVFGELVKNKDTGLDGFFRGGKSLPWWAVSLSLVATKTSVATFIAVPAFVFSLKGDLTYLQMTFGFALGNILMIFVLLKEYYEENIYSPYDFIQNRLGIKASQLSRTFFMVGATMSQGVRLLGTALVLSVITGQSTILCILIIAAFAVVWSYIGGITTVVWTDAVQFVIFIFGALFALFYAISDVPGGISEMIAIADEKAKLTLLDLSLDPHKTYTLWVGILGCTFFEFGSNAVDQVVTQRALCCKNLKEARKAVGFSVIGVLTTWIMAFVGIGLVAYYHINPLSQEVSASILQEPDRIFPYYVVNSLPDGISGLIIAAMFAAGISTLDSALTALSQTSVMGIGSIVYPKLKTMDEKKVVKISKMAIILWGGILALLAFGFSFFQDGGLLALGFKVPGYAYGTLIGIAFLALMRRGSFTGIMTGSILAIGAIAWMHIEGISFFWWFPIGAIMVIAVAIIHEQLFKKANKEEIEPASQQV
- a CDS encoding FAD-dependent oxidoreductase, whose protein sequence is MKNFQAKYIGEYDVVVVGGGVSGSHAAIAAGRTGAKVLLIEQFGFLGGSLTAMGVGPMMTFHNRAGKQLVFGSPNEMVERLKAKGGSPGHILDGTGYCSTVTPFDAEMLKVVLEDMVLEAGAEILYHTRLIELTKEGKSITSVFIHNRGGIQEIKAKQFIDASGDSELVKLSNIPFTLGRDEDHKAQPLTMNVKIGNVNTKILRKYIQENWDQFDDNIRRENKEKVLDQTSRISLWGFYDLWEKAKKNGEVSIPRDNVLFFETNTEGEFIFNTSRILGLNPMNPFDISKAETIGRKQCSEIYQFLIKYAPGFENASLVSTAPHIGIRESRHPHAKYVLNSDDLVNEKRFENPIAVGGYPIDIHSPDGETTESVHLRDEGIYYIPVDSLLVNEVDNLILAGRAIGADHHASAAIRVTPIAMSIGQGAGTLAGLAACNNTIPMALEYEKLAIQLKENGVYLGD
- a CDS encoding SGNH/GDSL hydrolase family protein; translated protein: MKSLKSLLVILFIGCLTSSAMAQDWANLKKYAEANSQLALPAADEARVVFMGNSITEKWEKYDASFFSSNPYINRGISGQVTSQMLLRFRPDVIELNPKVVVILAGTNDIAENKGPITIKQIAGNIFSMAELAKANGIKVVLATALPAISYSWRPGIEPADKIIALNKLIRKYAKKNDLVLIDYYKPMVNKQKGLKKEYGRDTVHPSVAGYKVMEKLVKKAVKKALKRS
- a CDS encoding sialate O-acetylesterase; translated protein: MKIKSLMVIVVLSILPQLLIANVSLNSLFADHMVVQQKTKIPVWGWADPMEKVLVEASWGAKSEVVTGPDGKWTVYLKTPKAGGPFHIAISGKNKIVLNDVLSGEVWLCSGQSNMDFSMSKFTSDSREVKYQPLVEYIREEVKTANDPWLRHIEVPQTTSLFGKKNNFKGNWRSVNADEIGKITATGYFFAKELRKQLNVPIGIVECSWGGTRIQPWISEEAYKANEDMKSYFEQDRLKAKKRIVEMNAEGYVDTVYQNKLKLWQANKKELRKPYPSGHPEKSKQMPATLYNGMLSSIIPFAVKGVLWYQGESNSHSIENEYEKYFTTLIKSWRAEWGQENMPFYWAQLASYHVPDERSDNGWAMVNDQLRRTLKLRNTGMAVLYDLGEAKDVHPHNKMDTGKRLALWALRKDYNVKVPVVSGPLYKSHKIVDASIVIKFDQVGSGLMVGYKDLLEKTVPVDSSLTWFEIAAEDGIWKSAKAKIISKNKIEVSNREITEPTKVRYGWSSNPAGANLYNKEGLPASIFTSEEN
- a CDS encoding SGNH/GDSL hydrolase family protein, yielding MSRTLLSLVIVLLLTSCQSVKKSHTLQTIAVVNSGISGNTTRNLLDRIHSDAVNHHPDLAIVMVGTNDMLNSRKMISYKEYKQNLEQITLKLKAEGSQVLLMSPPPVDSAYLFERHDKALYKESPNVIMDSVSHIIEEIALKNNVLYLNMYKVIHKMDLPKHNQDIYFRNAMNSGKRDGVHPTKIGYKLIGDRVFEFLSANKLLSKYRKILCFGDSITFGAGAKGGGTVTGDNYPSFLYQRLTGLACK